A region from the Streptomyces sp. 3214.6 genome encodes:
- a CDS encoding transposase family protein has protein sequence MAARPRRRAVGAGAKRKFVFVDRLLATLVSLRHGITHDVLACWFGVDRSTITRAIGEVRPLLAQRGCTVAPDVRLRTLAEVVEYLGVGGRTGIIDGTEIRVRRPTAGRKDRDRFVSGKTKQNAVKSMVLTDAEGCLLFCSPVRPGSCADITQARQLSLVQLLDGGPFMEILADAGYQGIGAQTGGRVVTPPHRKFKKNAPAWYEERHEQQRKAHSSRRIRVEHGIAHLKNWRALTRHLGRREHMSDIVRAVAGLLSHQQTTTLGGNAAHLACHGQPCTRSLGPVVTFPPARRRLARTPSLSSSLERGHPHAALPNRPRGSSPIGGGSGALRSHAPDAAGPALRADDGNSRAWPTEAAPCRGRRLGTVRLSACSGHPALKWYEPARAR, from the coding sequence CTGGCGGCTCGGCCGCGGCGACGGGCTGTAGGAGCCGGGGCGAAGCGCAAGTTCGTCTTCGTCGACCGCCTGCTGGCCACACTGGTGAGTCTGCGCCATGGCATCACTCATGACGTGCTGGCCTGCTGGTTCGGCGTGGACCGCTCCACCATCACGCGCGCCATCGGCGAGGTGCGGCCCCTGCTCGCGCAGCGGGGATGCACCGTCGCGCCGGACGTGCGGCTCCGTACCCTCGCCGAAGTCGTCGAGTACCTGGGCGTCGGTGGTCGGACCGGGATCATCGACGGCACGGAGATCCGCGTGCGACGCCCCACCGCAGGCCGCAAGGACCGGGACAGATTCGTCTCCGGCAAGACCAAGCAGAACGCGGTGAAGTCCATGGTCCTCACGGACGCCGAAGGGTGCCTGCTGTTCTGCAGCCCGGTCCGGCCGGGCAGTTGTGCCGACATCACCCAGGCGCGACAGCTGAGCCTGGTCCAGCTCCTGGACGGCGGCCCGTTCATGGAGATCCTCGCGGATGCCGGCTACCAGGGCATCGGCGCGCAGACCGGCGGACGGGTGGTGACGCCGCCCCATCGCAAGTTCAAGAAGAACGCTCCCGCCTGGTACGAGGAACGACACGAGCAGCAGCGCAAGGCCCACTCCTCACGACGCATTCGCGTCGAGCACGGCATCGCGCACCTGAAAAACTGGCGGGCTCTCACCCGCCACCTTGGGCGACGCGAGCACATGAGCGACATCGTCCGAGCGGTCGCCGGTCTGCTCTCACACCAGCAGACCACCACCCTCGGCGGCAACGCCGCACACCTTGCGTGCCACGGCCAACCGTGCACGAGGTCATTAGGCCCTGTCGTCACATTCCCGCCTGCCCGGCGACGCCTGGCACGCACTCCCTCACTCTCGTCTTCGCTCGAGCGGGGGCACCCCCATGCCGCGTTGCCGAACCGCCCACGTGGCTCCTCTCCCATCGGGGGCGGCTCCGGCGCCTTGCGATCGCACGCACCAGACGCCGCCGGGCCCGCCCTTCGGGCGGACGACGGGAATTCGAGGGCCTGGCCGACCGAAGCCGCACCGTGCCGAGGGCGACGACTCGGCACGGTGCGGCTGTCTGCGTGTTCAGGTCATCCGGCGTTGAAGTGGTACGAACCCGCCCGGGCCCGGTAG